A stretch of the Macaca thibetana thibetana isolate TM-01 chromosome X, ASM2454274v1, whole genome shotgun sequence genome encodes the following:
- the FAM120C gene encoding constitutive coactivator of PPAR-gamma-like protein 2 isoform X3, with protein sequence MGVQGFQEFLEKRCPGAVVPVDLLKLARTVSRQQQQQHLHRQLPPTAALAPGAPRAARGSAPLQPPLPPAALGAYSGGAGPTRHHHPAHHFHHHGQAQPGLHPPLPPPPPPLPGARVLVDAGSALPRLYGGYQTDWVCGGQWNAMLGYLSALCQACAYPGGDGLELVVMFPGGLGKDRLAEWGRRCQAERQTAQLIVGHVGNKGTPPPRAWFLPPACLSHCVRLALIRFRVKQAAML encoded by the exons ATGGGTGTCCAGGGCTTCCAAGAGTTCCTGGAGAAGCGCTGTCCCGGGGCCGTGGTGCCCGTGGACCTCCTCAAACTCGCGCGCACGGTCTCgcgccagcagcagcagcagcacttgCACCGCCAGCTGCCGCCGACTGCCGCCCTAGCGCCCGGGGCTCCACGCGCCGCCAGGGGCTCCGCGCCTCTGCAACCGCCGCTTCCGCCCGCTGCCTTGGGTGCCTACTCCGGGGGCGCGGGGCCGACTCGGCACCATCACCCCGCTCACCACTTCCACCATCATGGCCAGGCGCAGCCCGGGTTGCACCctccgctgccgccgccgccccctCCGCTGCCCGGGGCCCGGGTGCTGGTGGACGCCGGCTCGGCGCTGCCGCGGCTTTATGGCGGCTACCAGACGGATTGGGTGTGTGGCGGCCAATGGAACGCCATGCTGGGCTACTTGTCAGCGCTGTGCCAGGCTTGTGCCTATCCTGGCGGCGACGGCCTGGAGCTCGTGGTCATGTTCCCGGGGGGCCTGGGCAAGGACCGGCTGGCCGAGTGGGGCCGTCGGTGCCAGGCCGAGCGGCAGACAGCGCAACTGATCGTGGGACACGTGGGCAACAAGGGCACCCCTCCACCGCGGGCCTGGTTCCTGCCACCGGCCTGCCTGAGCCACTGCGTGAGGCTAGCACTCATCCGCTTCCGGGTCAAG caagctgccatgttgtga